AACAATCCCAACAAGACTATTTGATAATTTTAATTGATCCTGTAAATAATAAATAATCGTTGCATTGAATCCTAGCATAGCGATATTCACAACAATAGTAAAGAGTAAAGAAATCCTCAACTTAATATTTGTAAAGTTCTCTTTAAAACCTACAAAAATTTCTTTTATATCATCATTACCATTCTCCTTGTGTTCTTGATCTGGAATATATGAAATTAGTATTGAAAGAAATAATAACAAGAAAGAAGCACTATTAATAAAAAAAATGCTATTAATATTAAACTTTAACATTAGTACCCCTGCTATAGCTGGAGAAATTAATTTTGAAATAGTTCGGACACCTTGAAACTGAGAATTATATTTTTGCAATTCTTCCTTCTCAAATAAGGCAGGAGTAATGACTGAGAATCCTGTTTGAAAAAGTGTCGAAAATAAAGGTATCAAAAATGCAATAACATAGTAAAAAAATATAGAAACTGAATATTTAGATAATATCGGTATTACACTACATAATAATGCCGGTATTAATGTAGACCATAATAGTATTTTTTTCTTATTGAAATTATCTAATAAGTAACCCATAACAAATCCCAAGAAGAATTGAGGTAGCAATTCAATAATCACCATTCCTCCCATTGCAAAAGACGAATGAAATTCTTGGTAAATTAAGATTGGAAAAGCAATTTTCTGAAATCTATCTCCAATATTTGATATAAATTCACCAAAAGTTATTGTATAAAACGTTTTCTTGTTAATATCCAAAATGTCCCTTCTTTCTAGTTAAACCACGATGAATATCACTTTTTATTAAATCGGTAAGACTTATTCCAAACCTCTTTGCAAGAGTTGGTACCGCACTATTTTCACTTAAACCATACATAGTTACTAACTCAATGAAATATACATCCTCGCCAGATACTCTAAAATCAAGATAACAAGTACCATCTATTTCATAATAATCCAAAATAAGTGTTTAGTTATAACTAAACACTTACCTGTACAGGTAAGATTCAACCTCCGACTATAATGATAATATCCATAATCAATAACAATATTCATGTAAATTTTAAAAGTTTTTTCATACTGAACCTCCCTTTATTTTTTATTTATTGTATAATAAATAAAAAACCTTTGAAATTTTGTTGGGAAAATGGGAAATATGAAATCAAAACTTGGTATAACACTCAGAAAAATTCGAAAAGGAAAGCAAATCAGTTTATGTTCAATTGCTGATAGTAATTTATCTAAATCTCAAATCTCTAGATTTGAACGGGGAGAATCAGAAATATCTTGTATTCGACTAATCAATATTTTAGATAAATTACATATAACTTTGGATGAATTTATTATTCTTCATGACAATAATTCTACTAGAACTGGATCATTCGCTATCTTGGTGCAATATATTCGAAAACACTACTCCACAAAAAATTTTGATAGTATTATTGAATTACTATCAAACTCTTCAAGTTATAACTTGGGTCCTTATGAAAAGACAATGGTAAAATCGATTCTCTATACAACAAATAAAAATTTTCTCCCCTCGGACAAGGAGTTATTACAGCTAACAGATTATCTTTTTAAAGTTGAAAACTGGGGTTACTATGAAATTATCCTATTAGGTAACTGTGTAAGAACAATTAAATATAACTCCTACTTCCTATTAACTATAGAAATGTTAAAAAATTATATCTATTCAACATTAAATAAGACAAATAAACGGCTTGTTACACAATTGGCAATCAATTGCCTAATTGTTAGTATTGATAAAGAAGAATTTCAAAATTGTAGTTTTCTAATCAAAGAAATAAAAAAATTACTAAATAATGAATTAAACTATTATGAACAAACCGTCTTCTTATATACATGTGGATACTTTGAATTTAAGTGCAATCCTGCGAACGGAATCGAAAAGATGAAACAAGCACTTCAGGTATTTGAAATTCTAGGAGAACATAATATAAAAGCACAGTACCAAGAGCACTATGACAAATATATTAATCAATAGCATAAAGATAGTTAATCTTTAACCACCATAGGATTAGTTCTTGTTATTCCAATAGTATTTCTATACTAAATTTTTTATCAAAATCCTTATCATTCAGTACTTTTACAAACATTTCTAAATTTTTTATTAAGCTCTCATACTCATAAAGATAATGATCTAGCTCCTCTTGAAACGCTCTTATTTCTTCGCTTACTTGTTCTACTGTAATTGATTCTGGCAAATTTAATTTTGAAAAGTCATATCTTGCAAGCTTTCGACTGCTCACATCCTCACTTTTTAAATTGATAAGCACTTCCGCCATCTTATTGATATATTCATTAAAATTAAGGCATCCTTCTTATTCAAAAAGTAGAAAGAAAGGTTACTGCTATCAAACTTCCAAATCCAGTAATTGAGTAAACAATCCCAACAAGACTATTTGATAATTTCAATTACGTCCATTTTTTTCTCTCATTAATTGGACATAGCCCTTTGTTTCGATTTTTGAATTTAAAAACGAGAACTCTCTGCACATTTTCTCATAGAAATTATTATAATCTTCTTTTGAAAAATCTCCTAAAATCTCTATTTCAAGATAAAATCCAAGACCATCAATCTTATCTAGATTAATCGTTTTATTTTCTAATGCGTCATGATAAGTCTTTCTATATTTACTTATTGTGAAAATATTTGAAAAACCATCTTGCAAGATATTTCTTACAAATTCTAATTTTTCAGATTCTAACTCTATTTCACTTTCACTCCACATTCCTTGTTTTATCGTATCTTTTCTTGTGAAAATACTTGCTCTATTATCATCTTCTTGACGAATTCTGTAGATAAAGCTACCTACCTCATCATTTTCAAATTCTCTTCCTTTTATTTTAAAATATTCATCAACTTGCTTATTTTCACTCTTAAATTTATAAGATTTTTCTAAATATGAAATAGCATTATTATAATCTCTCTCATCGTTGAGTTCAAATCTAACTTCTAATTCATTCATTAAGTTTACCTCTCAATTCTTCAAAGGCTGAAGTCTTTTTACATTAACTCAGTCTATAGTAAGTTTCTGTAGATGTTTTATGGACAAAAAGCCTAATATTTTCTTGCACTCATTTTAGCACTTCAATATAATACTGTCAAGGATTTTGATAATATTTTTTTATTTATTTTCATTAAATACATATTTGTATTATTTTGGATTGAAAAAACGATGCTTACTTGAACATCGTCTTTACTATTTTGTCATATCTGCA
This window of the Streptococcus sp. 116-D4 genome carries:
- a CDS encoding CYTH domain-containing protein, producing MNELEVRFELNDERDYNNAISYLEKSYKFKSENKQVDEYFKIKGREFENDEVGSFIYRIRQEDDNRASIFTRKDTIKQGMWSESEIELESEKLEFVRNILQDGFSNIFTISKYRKTYHDALENKTINLDKIDGLGFYLEIEILGDFSKEDYNNFYEKMCREFSFLNSKIETKGYVQLMREKNGRN
- a CDS encoding helix-turn-helix domain-containing protein: MKSKLGITLRKIRKGKQISLCSIADSNLSKSQISRFERGESEISCIRLINILDKLHITLDEFIILHDNNSTRTGSFAILVQYIRKHYSTKNFDSIIELLSNSSSYNLGPYEKTMVKSILYTTNKNFLPSDKELLQLTDYLFKVENWGYYEIILLGNCVRTIKYNSYFLLTIEMLKNYIYSTLNKTNKRLVTQLAINCLIVSIDKEEFQNCSFLIKEIKKLLNNELNYYEQTVFLYTCGYFEFKCNPANGIEKMKQALQVFEILGEHNIKAQYQEHYDKYINQ
- a CDS encoding MFS transporter; the encoded protein is MDINKKTFYTITFGEFISNIGDRFQKIAFPILIYQEFHSSFAMGGMVIIELLPQFFLGFVMGYLLDNFNKKKILLWSTLIPALLCSVIPILSKYSVSIFFYYVIAFLIPLFSTLFQTGFSVITPALFEKEELQKYNSQFQGVRTISKLISPAIAGVLMLKFNINSIFFINSASFLLLFLSILISYIPDQEHKENGNDDIKEIFVGFKENFTNIKLRISLLFTIVVNIAMLGFNATIIYYLQDQLKLSNSLVGIVYSIAGFGSLIAVTFLSTFLNKKDAFILMNISMATIPLVIMASGIVENWIFFGICYSILSGLITIASVSITTIQQQESTVYNIGKILSSSFVIATIFAPFGGILAAYFNWLLNPRLSLVILGLLSSLLVILIKSYEKKLTKKRTATFIKED